The Phycisphaerae bacterium RAS1 genome includes a region encoding these proteins:
- the ddc gene encoding L-2,4-diaminobutyrate decarboxylase — MDPSTNPAGASPAPDGDIPIAEFRAAMHRAADIAADYLGGVERYPVVPRVSPGAIRASLPAAPPRDGEPMAAILDDYLRLIEPNVTHWNHPGFMAYFAITGSAPGIVGETLAAALNVNAMLWKTGPAPTELEEHVCDWLRQMVGLPPTFAGHINDTASISTLIALAAARESAGLGVRQHGLSGRADLPPLAVYCSDQAHSSVDKSVLTLGIGLENLRRVSSDEDYRMRPDALQAAISADRAAGRRPIAIVATVGTTSTTSVDPLPPIVEIARRERLWLHVDAAYAGAAMICPELRTHFVGAEAADSIVLNPHKWLFVPVDCSVLYVRDLAQLKRTFSLVPDYLVTAESGVTNLMDLGVQLGRRFRALKLWMVIRAFGVAGLQARVRGHCALAQELRRWIAGHPRLDVTAPTPFSTVCFRLKPAGTGEEQDRANEALLARVNQPGEFFLSPTRLYGRVVIRAAIGNLRTTREHLRRLIVRLEAAVAPS; from the coding sequence ATGGACCCATCCACGAACCCGGCGGGCGCGAGTCCTGCGCCTGACGGCGACATTCCAATCGCCGAGTTTCGCGCCGCGATGCACCGCGCCGCCGATATCGCGGCCGACTACCTCGGCGGGGTCGAGCGTTATCCGGTCGTGCCGCGTGTTTCGCCGGGGGCCATCCGCGCGTCGCTGCCGGCCGCGCCGCCGAGGGACGGCGAGCCGATGGCCGCGATTCTGGACGACTACCTGCGCTTGATCGAGCCAAATGTCACGCATTGGAATCACCCCGGGTTCATGGCGTACTTCGCCATCACCGGGTCGGCGCCGGGCATCGTCGGGGAGACGCTGGCGGCGGCCCTGAACGTCAACGCGATGCTCTGGAAAACAGGACCGGCGCCGACGGAGCTGGAAGAGCACGTGTGCGACTGGCTGCGACAGATGGTCGGCCTGCCGCCCACGTTCGCGGGCCACATCAACGACACGGCATCGATCAGTACGCTGATCGCGCTGGCGGCGGCGCGTGAGTCGGCCGGGCTGGGCGTCCGTCAGCACGGGCTGTCGGGTCGCGCCGACCTGCCCCCGCTGGCGGTTTATTGCAGCGACCAGGCGCATTCGTCGGTTGACAAATCGGTGCTCACGCTGGGCATCGGCCTGGAGAACTTGCGGCGGGTCTCGTCGGACGAGGATTATCGAATGCGGCCCGATGCGCTTCAGGCGGCGATCAGCGCGGATCGCGCCGCCGGACGCCGGCCGATCGCGATTGTGGCGACGGTGGGGACGACGTCGACGACGTCGGTCGATCCGCTGCCGCCGATCGTCGAGATTGCGCGGCGCGAGCGGCTGTGGCTTCACGTGGACGCGGCCTACGCCGGCGCGGCGATGATCTGCCCGGAGCTGCGGACGCACTTCGTCGGCGCCGAAGCCGCCGACTCCATCGTGTTGAATCCGCACAAGTGGCTGTTTGTGCCGGTGGACTGTTCGGTCCTGTACGTGCGTGATCTGGCACAGCTCAAGCGCACGTTTTCACTGGTGCCGGACTATCTCGTGACCGCTGAGTCGGGCGTGACCAACCTCATGGACCTGGGCGTGCAGCTCGGGCGACGGTTCCGGGCGCTGAAATTGTGGATGGTCATCCGGGCGTTCGGCGTCGCCGGGCTGCAGGCGCGGGTTCGCGGTCACTGTGCGCTGGCGCAGGAACTTCGGAGGTGGATCGCCGGGCATCCGCGGCTCGATGTCACAGCGCCGACGCCGTTCAGCACCGTCTGCTTCAGGCTCAAGCCTGCGGGGACGGGAGAGGAGCAGGACCGGGCGAATGAGGCGTTGCTTGCCCGCGTGAACCAGCCCGGTGAGTTCTTCCTGTCGCCGACTCGACTTTACGGGCGAGTGGTCATCCGGGCAGCGATCGGGAACCTGAGGACGACACGCGAGCACCTGCGGCGGCTGATCGTGCGGCTGGAGGCGGCGGTCGCCCCGTCGTAG